A region of Verrucomicrobiia bacterium DNA encodes the following proteins:
- the argB gene encoding acetylglutamate kinase, translating to MQDLIAKAHTLLEALPYIQRFSGATFVVKYGGSFMDSPDPAVRQGVARDVVFLEAVEIDPVVVHGGGKAITRAMERAGLQARFVQGRRVTDATTAELVHRILSHEINPEIVATINQLGGRACGFAGTDIYRCRKAAIDGPGGEPLDLGFVGEVVEVNTRPLLDCIAEGVTPVISPTARGFDGHLYNCNADVAAAMTAIALKARRLVFMSDVPGLLRDPRNPESVIPHLRTAEVADLRTAGVIDQGMIPKVESAVAAIRAGVEKVSFVDGRIPHAVLLEIFTDEGVGTEVVS from the coding sequence ATGCAAGATCTCATCGCCAAAGCTCACACACTGCTGGAGGCCCTTCCCTACATCCAGCGCTTCAGCGGCGCCACCTTCGTCGTGAAGTACGGCGGCTCGTTCATGGATTCCCCGGACCCGGCGGTCCGTCAGGGCGTCGCCCGCGATGTCGTCTTCCTCGAAGCGGTCGAGATCGATCCGGTCGTCGTCCACGGCGGCGGCAAGGCCATCACCCGCGCCATGGAACGTGCTGGCCTCCAGGCCCGCTTCGTCCAGGGTCGCCGCGTCACCGACGCGACCACCGCCGAACTCGTCCATCGCATCCTCTCCCACGAAATCAACCCGGAGATCGTCGCCACCATCAATCAACTCGGCGGTCGCGCCTGCGGCTTTGCCGGCACCGACATCTACCGCTGCCGCAAGGCGGCCATCGATGGACCCGGCGGCGAACCCCTCGACCTCGGCTTTGTCGGCGAAGTCGTCGAGGTCAATACCCGTCCCCTGCTCGATTGCATCGCCGAAGGCGTCACCCCGGTGATCAGCCCCACCGCTCGCGGCTTCGACGGCCACCTCTACAACTGCAACGCCGATGTCGCCGCCGCCATGACCGCCATCGCCCTCAAGGCCCGGCGCCTCGTCTTCATGTCAGATGTTCCCGGCCTTCTTCGCGATCCCAGGAACCCCGAATCGGTGATCCCTCACCTCCGAACCGCCGAGGTCGCTGACCTCCGAACCGCCGGCGTCATCGATCAGGGCATGATCCCCAAGGTCGAAAGCGCCGTCGCCGCCATCCGGGCCGGAGTCGAAAAGGTCTCCTTCGTGGACGGCCGGATTCCCCATGCCGTCCTGCTCGAAATCTTCACCGACGAAGGCGTCGGCACCGAAGTGGTGTCCTAG
- the deoC gene encoding deoxyribose-phosphate aldolase, with the protein MDAVPLSRRLEWIALRPDLTRADLERACSLARQQLWWAVCVGGSRVQLAASLLEDSPVHVAALVGFPFGQADPDTKRFEAEAAIDAGAAELDVVLNLGWIKDRDEKRLLRELRDIRDIAEDRPVKAVIEWPLLDDDDLRLAARVVLDAEVQFLVNATGCAVRPATPGDVRRLREWVGPDLGLKAVGGVQARHHAEALVAAGANRVGLLQPGLPDDEDDPAPANLDAPAPG; encoded by the coding sequence GTGGATGCCGTCCCGCTCTCTCGCCGCCTCGAATGGATCGCCCTTCGTCCCGACCTGACCCGGGCCGACCTGGAACGAGCCTGCTCGCTTGCCCGGCAGCAACTGTGGTGGGCCGTGTGTGTCGGCGGTTCCAGGGTCCAACTCGCCGCCAGCCTCCTCGAGGATTCACCCGTCCACGTCGCAGCCCTGGTCGGGTTCCCCTTCGGCCAGGCCGATCCCGACACCAAACGATTCGAAGCCGAAGCCGCCATCGATGCCGGAGCCGCTGAACTCGACGTCGTACTCAATCTCGGCTGGATCAAGGATCGGGACGAGAAGCGTCTCCTGCGCGAATTGCGCGACATCCGGGATATTGCCGAGGATCGCCCCGTCAAGGCGGTGATCGAATGGCCCCTTCTCGACGATGACGACCTTCGCCTCGCCGCCCGCGTCGTCCTCGATGCGGAAGTCCAGTTCCTGGTCAACGCCACCGGTTGCGCCGTGCGCCCCGCCACCCCCGGGGATGTCCGACGCCTTCGGGAATGGGTGGGACCGGATCTCGGCCTCAAGGCCGTCGGCGGTGTCCAGGCCCGCCACCATGCCGAAGCCCTCGTGGCCGCCGGCGCCAATCGTGTCGGCCTCCTCCAACCCGGACTTCCCGACGACGAAGATGACCCGGCCCCGGCCAACCTTGACGCCCCGGCACCAGGGTGA
- a CDS encoding transglutaminase family protein — protein MRRLRIEHRTTYRFPVRVELEPHRLYLRPREGHDVQVESSRLAIHPPCEVLWQRDLHDNALAIARFLEPADTLSIESEIVIQHFECMPPFFPIDRAWTAYPCQVSNHEAISLSPHRIQAYPGDSPACLDWRARFWRPGQVIDTLALLAGINRAIASEFTYAERHAEGVQSPDVTLATRTGSCRDFATLFMETCRGLGLPARFVSGYLCTGSSAGPGGSTHAWTEVYLPGAGWRGYDSTLGEATGGSHIAVAVGRHPSAVPPVAGSFVGPAGLAPTLFVGVRTIIL, from the coding sequence ATGCGACGCCTCCGCATCGAACACAGGACGACCTACCGGTTCCCCGTACGGGTCGAACTGGAGCCTCACCGATTGTACCTCCGCCCCAGGGAGGGCCATGACGTCCAGGTGGAATCCTCCCGGCTGGCAATCCACCCCCCATGTGAGGTCCTTTGGCAGCGGGATCTGCACGACAACGCCCTCGCCATTGCCCGCTTCCTCGAGCCCGCTGACACCCTTTCCATCGAGAGCGAGATCGTCATCCAGCACTTCGAGTGCATGCCGCCGTTCTTCCCCATCGACCGCGCCTGGACGGCTTACCCCTGCCAGGTCTCGAACCACGAGGCGATCAGCCTGTCCCCTCACCGCATCCAGGCGTACCCCGGCGATTCGCCCGCCTGCCTTGATTGGCGGGCCCGATTCTGGCGACCCGGACAGGTCATCGACACCCTCGCCCTGCTGGCCGGGATCAATCGGGCGATCGCCTCCGAATTCACCTACGCGGAGCGCCATGCGGAAGGCGTGCAGTCGCCGGATGTGACGCTGGCAACGCGGACGGGCTCCTGCCGGGATTTCGCCACCCTATTCATGGAGACCTGTCGCGGCCTGGGACTCCCTGCCCGTTTCGTCAGCGGCTACCTGTGCACCGGTTCCAGTGCCGGCCCCGGTGGCTCCACCCACGCCTGGACCGAAGTCTATCTGCCCGGTGCCGGCTGGCGGGGCTACGACAGCACCCTCGGGGAAGCCACCGGCGGCTCCCATATCGCCGTCGCCGTCGGTCGCCATCCCTCTGCCGTGCCGCCCGTCGCCGGAAGCTTTGTGGGACCAGCCGGCCTCGCCCCCACCCTCTTCGTCGGCGTCAGGACCATCATCCTCTGA
- a CDS encoding DUF1501 domain-containing protein — protein sequence MNIPIDLSSWPGPVRSRRWFLRDCGVGLGKMALAGLLTGSLGGRAAWATAVAPRNPLAPRPPHYPGKARAVIHLFMAGAPSQLDLFDPKPELAKLEGKPLPPSVIMGQRYAFIRPDAAVLGPQFKFQQHGGAGTTLSEMLPHLATVVDDICVVRSCRTDQFNHAPGQIFLNSGFPLPGRPSLGSWVTYGLGCETQDLPAFVVMSTGAGISGGSANWSSGFLPTYYSGVRFRNSGDPILNVSSPKGVDARLQRDTLDLVADLNRRQLGEVGDPEIATRVQSYEMAYRLQTSAPELMDLRQESTSTLEMYGCDPDKPSFARACLLARRMVERGVRFINIYHEGWDAHSDVVGNLRSNCGATDRASAALVKDLKQRGLLDSTLVVWGGEFGRTPMVESNAALGRSLGRDHHPQAFTVWLAGGGVRGGMNYGATDDLGFHVVENPVHVHDLQATILHCLGLDHERLTFTHQGRQFRLTDVHGHVMKDLLV from the coding sequence ATGAATATCCCGATTGATTTGTCCTCATGGCCGGGCCCGGTGCGATCGCGGCGCTGGTTTCTGCGCGATTGCGGAGTGGGTCTCGGCAAGATGGCGCTGGCGGGTTTGCTGACGGGATCCCTGGGGGGGCGGGCCGCCTGGGCGACGGCGGTGGCGCCGCGCAATCCGCTGGCCCCGCGTCCGCCGCATTATCCGGGGAAGGCCCGGGCGGTGATCCACCTGTTCATGGCGGGGGCACCGAGCCAGCTCGACCTGTTCGACCCGAAGCCGGAACTGGCGAAGCTCGAGGGGAAGCCGTTGCCGCCCTCGGTGATCATGGGTCAGCGGTATGCGTTCATCCGACCGGACGCGGCCGTATTGGGGCCGCAGTTCAAGTTTCAACAGCATGGCGGGGCGGGGACGACGTTGTCGGAGATGCTGCCGCATCTGGCGACGGTGGTGGACGACATCTGCGTGGTGCGTTCGTGCCGGACCGACCAGTTCAATCATGCGCCGGGCCAGATTTTTCTGAACAGCGGGTTTCCGCTCCCGGGCCGGCCGAGTCTGGGTTCCTGGGTGACGTATGGGCTGGGTTGCGAGACACAGGATCTGCCGGCGTTTGTGGTGATGTCCACGGGGGCGGGGATCAGCGGTGGATCGGCCAACTGGTCGAGCGGATTTCTGCCGACGTACTACTCGGGGGTGCGTTTCCGCAACTCGGGGGATCCGATTCTCAACGTATCGAGTCCGAAGGGGGTGGACGCCCGATTGCAGCGGGACACGCTGGACCTCGTTGCGGACCTGAACCGGCGGCAGCTTGGAGAGGTGGGGGATCCGGAGATTGCGACGCGGGTGCAGAGTTACGAGATGGCGTACCGGTTACAGACGTCGGCGCCGGAGTTGATGGATCTGCGCCAGGAATCGACGTCCACCCTGGAGATGTACGGTTGCGATCCGGACAAGCCGTCCTTTGCGCGGGCGTGCCTGCTGGCGCGGCGGATGGTCGAGCGGGGGGTGCGGTTCATCAACATCTACCACGAGGGATGGGACGCGCATTCGGACGTGGTGGGGAATTTGCGGAGCAACTGCGGGGCGACCGACCGGGCGAGCGCGGCGCTGGTGAAGGATCTGAAACAGCGGGGATTGCTGGACTCGACGCTGGTGGTGTGGGGGGGCGAATTCGGACGGACGCCGATGGTGGAGAGCAACGCCGCGCTGGGGCGGAGTCTGGGGCGGGACCATCATCCGCAGGCGTTCACCGTGTGGCTGGCCGGGGGCGGGGTGCGTGGGGGGATGAACTACGGGGCGACCGACGATTTGGGGTTCCACGTGGTGGAGAATCCCGTTCATGTGCATGACCTGCAGGCGACGATTCTGCATTGCCTGGGACTGGATCACGAGCGGCTGACGTTCACCCATCAGGGCCGGCAATTCCGGCTGACTGATGTGCATGGGCACGTGATGAAGGACCTGCTGGTATGA
- a CDS encoding TM2 domain-containing protein, translating into MDPRTPTHSTLIGYVTWIFGFIGSHRFYFGRPITGTIWFFTLGLFLVGWIVDLFLIPWMSRSADRRFVSGPYNYTIAWVLLTFLGVFGIHRFYQGKWGTGILYLLTGGLLLLGVLYDFWTLNQQLSERNHASRPG; encoded by the coding sequence ATGGATCCCCGAACCCCCACGCACAGCACCCTCATCGGGTACGTCACGTGGATCTTCGGATTCATCGGCTCCCACCGCTTCTACTTCGGACGCCCGATCACCGGCACGATCTGGTTCTTCACGCTCGGGCTGTTCCTCGTCGGCTGGATCGTGGACCTGTTCCTGATCCCCTGGATGTCCCGCTCCGCCGACCGCCGCTTCGTCTCGGGTCCCTACAACTACACCATCGCCTGGGTCCTGCTCACCTTCCTCGGTGTCTTCGGCATCCACCGCTTCTACCAGGGCAAGTGGGGCACCGGCATCCTCTACCTCCTCACCGGCGGCCTCCTCCTCCTCGGCGTCCTTTACGACTTCTGGACCCTCAACCAGCAGCTCAGCGAGCGGAATCACGCCTCCCGCCCCGGCTGA
- the rho gene encoding transcription termination factor Rho, translating to MNNTNSHLPSFGSGFLEISEKGFGFLRSADNRYQPRPADVFVTPDTIKRHFLREGCLVEGRLQPPHRGVSPQLREVIQVNGMPFNEFVKSVRFENLTTIDPIEKFNLETTPDQLEPRIIDLVTPIGRGTRGLIVAPPRTGKTTILKQIANAVTTNHPEVTVIVLLIDERPEEVTDFQRSVKAEVVASSNDMDLETHVRLSRFTIERCRRLVETGKDVFVLLDSITRVARAYNSVHGGSGRTMTGGVDARALEMPRKMFAAARKIEHGGSLTIVATALVDTGSRMDELIFQEFKGTGNMELILDRKLSDRRLYPALDIPKSGTRKEEKLFDNRQIDAIRKLRRMMVELNPIEAMETLLGAVRKYKTNEELLTKLGG from the coding sequence ATGAATAATACGAACAGTCATTTGCCGTCCTTCGGGTCCGGATTCCTCGAAATCTCGGAGAAGGGCTTCGGCTTCCTTCGGTCCGCCGACAATCGCTACCAACCCCGGCCGGCCGACGTCTTTGTCACACCCGACACCATCAAGCGCCACTTCCTCCGCGAAGGCTGCCTCGTCGAAGGCCGCCTCCAACCGCCCCATCGCGGTGTCAGCCCCCAGTTGCGCGAAGTCATCCAGGTCAACGGGATGCCCTTCAACGAATTCGTGAAATCCGTCCGCTTCGAAAACCTCACCACCATCGATCCCATCGAGAAGTTCAATCTCGAGACCACTCCCGATCAGCTCGAACCCCGGATCATCGACCTCGTCACCCCCATCGGGCGCGGCACCCGCGGCCTCATCGTCGCCCCACCCCGCACCGGCAAGACAACCATCCTCAAGCAGATCGCCAACGCGGTCACCACCAACCACCCCGAAGTCACCGTCATCGTCCTCCTCATCGACGAACGCCCCGAGGAGGTCACCGACTTCCAGCGCTCCGTCAAGGCCGAGGTCGTCGCCTCCTCCAATGACATGGACCTCGAAACCCATGTCCGCCTCTCCCGCTTCACCATCGAACGCTGCCGCCGCCTCGTCGAAACCGGCAAGGACGTCTTCGTCCTCCTCGATTCCATCACCCGCGTCGCCCGCGCCTACAACAGCGTCCATGGCGGCAGCGGCCGCACCATGACCGGCGGTGTCGATGCCCGCGCCCTCGAAATGCCCCGCAAGATGTTCGCCGCCGCCCGCAAGATCGAGCACGGCGGCTCCCTTACCATTGTCGCCACCGCCCTCGTCGATACCGGGTCCCGCATGGACGAACTCATCTTCCAGGAGTTCAAGGGCACCGGAAACATGGAGCTTATCCTCGACCGCAAACTGTCCGATCGCCGCCTTTACCCGGCTCTCGACATTCCCAAGAGCGGCACCCGCAAGGAGGAGAAACTCTTCGACAACCGCCAGATCGATGCCATCCGCAAACTCCGCCGCATGATGGTCGAACTCAATCCCATCGAGGCCATGGAAACCCTCCTCGGTGCCGTCCGTAAGTACAAAACCAACGAGGAACTGCTCACCAAGCTCGGCGGCTGA
- a CDS encoding DUF1080 domain-containing protein, with amino-acid sequence MIRCLAALALALALFPAPAAERTLDFSRMTPGAPLTDFRAALNGSGSPPDWRLIRTEVPSGFPALGDGPPEVSHQTVLAQLSEDPTDERFPLLIYEPDVFADFTATLRFRTVSGRVARMAGLAFRLQDENNFYILRASSLGNTLRFYKVVDGVRSDPIGPEVRIPAGAWHTLEVRCRGNTIQCLFNGEEVIPLLNDSSFSQGRLALWTKSDSVSHFSSLRIEYDIVRTLPRRLVEGAMQRYPRLLGIVVYARQDGTVAPVAASDPDLLQRPATDSEIQAIEAGQIAVGTASSHAAAVFPLRDRNGDPLFAVHLRMSTFKGQTQNNVAARGRIVVDYLDTLVRSADRSER; translated from the coding sequence GTGATCCGTTGCCTCGCCGCCCTCGCCCTCGCCCTCGCCCTGTTCCCCGCCCCGGCGGCGGAACGGACACTCGACTTTTCCCGGATGACCCCGGGTGCGCCCCTCACCGATTTCCGCGCCGCCCTCAACGGCTCCGGTTCGCCTCCCGACTGGCGCCTCATCCGTACCGAGGTCCCCAGCGGCTTCCCCGCCCTCGGCGACGGCCCGCCCGAAGTCTCCCACCAGACCGTCCTGGCCCAGCTCTCCGAAGACCCCACCGACGAACGGTTCCCCCTCCTCATCTATGAGCCCGATGTCTTCGCCGACTTCACCGCCACCCTCCGCTTCCGCACCGTGAGCGGCCGCGTCGCCCGGATGGCCGGGCTCGCCTTCCGGCTCCAGGACGAAAACAACTTCTACATCCTCCGGGCCAGTTCCCTCGGCAACACCCTCCGCTTCTACAAGGTGGTCGACGGCGTCCGCAGCGACCCCATCGGACCCGAGGTCCGCATTCCCGCGGGCGCCTGGCACACCCTCGAGGTCCGCTGCCGCGGCAACACCATCCAGTGTCTCTTCAATGGCGAGGAAGTCATTCCCCTCCTCAATGACTCCAGTTTTAGTCAGGGACGACTCGCCCTCTGGACCAAGTCCGACTCAGTCAGTCACTTCTCCAGCCTCCGCATCGAATACGACATCGTCCGCACCCTCCCCCGCCGCCTGGTCGAGGGCGCCATGCAACGCTACCCGCGCCTCCTCGGCATCGTCGTGTACGCCCGCCAGGATGGGACCGTCGCCCCCGTCGCCGCCTCCGACCCGGACCTCCTGCAACGACCCGCCACGGATTCGGAAATCCAGGCCATCGAGGCCGGTCAGATCGCCGTGGGCACCGCCTCCTCCCATGCCGCCGCCGTCTTCCCCCTGCGCGACCGCAACGGGGATCCCCTCTTCGCCGTCCACCTCCGGATGAGCACCTTCAAGGGCCAGACCCAGAACAACGTGGCGGCGCGCGGACGGATCGTGGTGGACTACCTGGACACCCTGGTGCGCTCCGCCGACCGGTCGGAGCGCTGA
- a CDS encoding DUF1501 domain-containing protein gives MNPDRPPFASRLPTRREFLARSGMGFGLLGLATLLGSQRDVAASGFLNPMLPRAPHFPAKAKRVIHLFMNGGPSHVDSFDPKPALQKYAGQELPTGNLRTERRTGAAFPSPFAFQRHGQSGIEVSELFPHTAACIDDIAVIRSMHADVPNHEPSLLLMNCGEARLVRPSLGSWVTYGLGTDNQNLPGFISMCPSGYPIQESQNWQSGFLPSVYQGTYIDTQHTRVDRLIENIRNRATSLPEQRAQLDLLQQLNERHLRQRQHESPLEARIQSFELAYRMQLEAADAFDISREPESIRKLYGDGQQARQILIARRLIERGVRFVQLWHGAGQPWDNHDDLEVNHRRLARECDQAIGALLTDLKQRGLLDETLVIWGGEFGRTPTVELPTPGANAGKINGRDHNHHGFTMWLAGGGVRGGYVHGATDEFGFKAVEKPVHVHDLHATLLALLGFDHEKLTFRHAGRDFRLTDVHGHVVRELIA, from the coding sequence ATGAATCCGGACCGCCCCCCCTTCGCCAGCCGCCTCCCCACCCGCCGCGAATTCCTCGCCCGCTCCGGCATGGGCTTCGGCCTCCTCGGCCTCGCCACCCTGCTCGGCTCCCAACGCGACGTCGCCGCCTCGGGTTTCCTCAACCCGATGCTGCCCAGGGCTCCCCATTTCCCCGCCAAGGCCAAGCGCGTCATCCACCTGTTCATGAACGGCGGGCCCTCCCATGTGGACAGCTTCGACCCCAAACCCGCCCTCCAGAAATACGCCGGACAGGAACTCCCCACCGGCAACCTCCGCACCGAACGCCGCACCGGCGCCGCCTTCCCCTCCCCCTTCGCCTTTCAACGCCACGGACAAAGCGGCATCGAGGTCAGCGAACTCTTCCCCCACACCGCCGCCTGCATCGACGACATCGCCGTCATCCGGTCCATGCACGCCGATGTCCCCAATCATGAGCCCTCCCTCCTCCTCATGAACTGCGGCGAGGCCCGCCTCGTCCGGCCCAGCCTCGGCTCCTGGGTCACCTACGGCCTCGGCACCGATAACCAGAATCTGCCCGGCTTCATCTCCATGTGTCCGTCGGGGTATCCCATCCAGGAATCCCAGAACTGGCAGTCCGGGTTCCTCCCCAGCGTGTACCAGGGCACCTACATCGACACCCAGCACACCCGGGTGGACCGCCTCATCGAGAACATCCGCAATCGCGCCACCTCCCTCCCCGAACAACGCGCCCAACTCGACCTCCTCCAGCAGCTCAACGAACGCCACCTCCGCCAGCGCCAGCACGAATCCCCCCTCGAAGCCCGCATCCAGTCCTTCGAACTCGCCTACCGCATGCAGCTCGAAGCCGCCGATGCCTTCGACATCTCCCGGGAACCCGAGTCGATCCGGAAACTCTACGGCGACGGCCAGCAGGCCCGCCAGATCCTCATCGCCCGCCGCCTCATCGAACGCGGCGTCCGCTTCGTCCAGCTCTGGCACGGTGCCGGACAGCCCTGGGACAACCACGACGATCTCGAGGTCAATCACCGCCGCCTCGCCCGCGAATGCGACCAGGCCATCGGCGCCCTCCTCACCGACCTCAAACAACGCGGACTCCTCGACGAAACCCTCGTCATCTGGGGCGGTGAGTTCGGTCGCACCCCGACCGTCGAACTCCCCACCCCGGGTGCCAACGCCGGCAAAATCAACGGCCGCGACCACAATCACCACGGCTTCACCATGTGGCTCGCCGGCGGCGGCGTCCGCGGCGGCTATGTCCACGGCGCCACCGACGAGTTCGGCTTCAAGGCCGTCGAGAAACCCGTCCACGTCCACGATCTCCACGCCACCCTCCTCGCCCTCCTCGGCTTCGATCACGAAAAACTCACCTTCCGCCACGCCGGACGCGACTTCCGCCTGACCGACGTGCACGGTCACGTGGTCAGGGAACTCATCGCGTGA
- a CDS encoding helix-turn-helix domain-containing protein: MEPDASKGLVQRLSQSQIYQDYAKAFVETTGLPLSFQPVEAWQLAQRGHPRESPFCALMAESSRSCAACLEVQEQVRQSASGQPVTLRCFAGLCDTAVPVQLGTEIVGYLQTGQVFPHTPSRSQFARTARQLVAWGLKVDLNQAEEAYFHTRVIAPRQYESMVRLLAIFAEHLSMVSNQLVVQRDHAEPQMIVRARRFIDEHQAEDVSLGDVARAVNCSTFYFCKMFKKASGLHFTEYLARVRVEKAKNLLLNPNLRISEIAYEVGFQSLTHFNRVFRRLVGQSPTEYRRKLPRP; the protein is encoded by the coding sequence ATGGAGCCCGATGCCAGCAAGGGCCTGGTGCAGCGCCTGAGCCAGTCGCAGATCTACCAGGACTACGCCAAAGCCTTCGTGGAAACGACCGGCCTGCCGCTGTCCTTCCAGCCGGTCGAGGCCTGGCAACTGGCGCAGCGCGGGCATCCCCGGGAAAGCCCCTTCTGCGCACTGATGGCCGAAAGCAGCCGCAGTTGCGCCGCCTGCCTCGAAGTCCAGGAACAGGTCCGCCAGAGCGCCTCCGGCCAGCCCGTGACCCTCCGCTGCTTCGCCGGCCTCTGTGACACCGCCGTCCCTGTGCAACTCGGGACCGAAATCGTCGGCTACCTCCAGACCGGCCAGGTCTTCCCTCACACCCCGTCCCGCAGCCAGTTCGCCCGGACCGCCCGGCAACTGGTCGCCTGGGGCCTCAAAGTCGATCTCAACCAGGCCGAGGAAGCCTATTTCCACACCCGCGTCATCGCGCCCCGCCAGTACGAATCCATGGTCCGCCTGCTCGCCATCTTCGCCGAGCACCTTTCCATGGTGAGCAATCAACTCGTCGTGCAGCGCGACCACGCCGAGCCCCAGATGATCGTCCGGGCCCGCCGCTTTATTGACGAACACCAGGCCGAGGACGTCTCCCTCGGCGACGTCGCCCGCGCCGTCAACTGCAGCACCTTCTACTTCTGCAAAATGTTCAAAAAGGCCTCGGGCCTTCACTTCACCGAGTACCTCGCCCGCGTCCGCGTCGAGAAGGCCAAGAACCTCCTCCTCAACCCCAACCTCCGCATCAGCGAAATCGCCTACGAGGTCGGCTTCCAATCCCTCACCCACTTCAACCGCGTCTTCCGCCGCCTCGTCGGCCAGTCCCCGACCGAGTACCGCCGCAAACTCCCCCGCCCATGA
- a CDS encoding radical SAM protein: MSASSATPLVSVPVSRAQPACGLRGTGGGREDMALGCPRYYFAGSAHVYAVISSRARGLSVGLNLNLDRHCNFDCCYCEVERDAASRGAGPTPVDARKLARELAGALTRVEAGMLRLHPDLTGLPEEMLRLAHVAISGDGEPTLCPNFGEAVEGVVHLRAAGLAPYFKLVLITNASALDRPSVRAGLRLFTRADEIWAKLDAGTQGFMDRINRPAVPIEKVLEGILEVGRQRPVVIQSMFVELDGLGPDPAELAAYARRLVALREAGARISLVQVYSATRSLHSPRCRHLSLRALSEIAGRVHQLTGLPVEVF; this comes from the coding sequence ATGTCCGCTTCGTCGGCCACGCCTCTGGTGTCGGTGCCCGTCTCCCGGGCGCAGCCCGCCTGCGGATTGAGGGGCACAGGGGGGGGGCGGGAGGACATGGCGCTGGGGTGTCCGCGCTATTACTTCGCCGGGTCGGCACATGTCTATGCGGTGATCTCCTCGCGGGCGCGCGGCCTTTCGGTGGGGTTGAACCTCAACCTCGACAGGCACTGCAATTTCGACTGCTGCTACTGCGAAGTGGAACGGGACGCGGCGTCGAGGGGGGCGGGCCCGACACCGGTGGATGCCCGGAAGCTGGCACGGGAGCTGGCCGGGGCCCTGACCCGGGTGGAGGCGGGGATGCTGCGGCTGCATCCGGACCTGACGGGGCTGCCGGAGGAGATGCTCCGTCTGGCCCATGTGGCGATCAGCGGGGACGGTGAACCGACGTTGTGCCCGAATTTCGGGGAGGCGGTGGAAGGGGTGGTCCACCTGCGGGCGGCCGGTCTGGCGCCGTACTTCAAACTGGTTCTGATCACCAACGCCAGCGCGCTGGATCGGCCGTCGGTGCGGGCCGGTTTGCGGTTGTTCACGCGGGCCGACGAGATCTGGGCGAAGCTGGATGCGGGGACCCAGGGGTTCATGGACCGGATCAACCGGCCCGCGGTGCCGATCGAGAAGGTGCTGGAAGGGATACTCGAGGTGGGCCGGCAGCGGCCGGTGGTGATCCAGAGCATGTTCGTGGAATTGGATGGATTGGGGCCCGACCCCGCGGAGCTCGCGGCCTATGCCCGACGGTTGGTGGCGCTGCGGGAGGCGGGAGCCCGCATCTCCCTGGTTCAGGTCTATTCGGCCACCCGTTCGCTGCATTCGCCGCGCTGCCGGCATTTATCGTTGCGGGCGCTTTCGGAGATTGCGGGCCGCGTGCACCAGCTGACCGGGCTGCCGGTGGAGGTGTTCTGA
- a CDS encoding sulfite exporter TauE/SafE family protein has product MHYLWIVLIGLAGGVASGLFGVGGGLIMVPGMTLLLKADLKLAVGTSLAVIVPTALVGVFKHHHLRQVDWQMAAWLAPAAVAGGLIGPWLTTKLSSPELQRLFGVFLIAVGVRLTIVAR; this is encoded by the coding sequence ATGCATTACCTCTGGATCGTCCTCATCGGCCTGGCGGGAGGCGTCGCCAGCGGCCTCTTCGGCGTCGGCGGCGGCCTCATCATGGTCCCCGGCATGACTCTCCTCCTCAAGGCCGACCTGAAACTCGCCGTCGGCACCTCCCTTGCCGTCATCGTTCCCACCGCCCTCGTCGGCGTCTTCAAACACCACCACCTGCGCCAGGTGGACTGGCAAATGGCCGCCTGGCTCGCCCCGGCCGCCGTCGCCGGGGGCCTAATCGGACCGTGGCTCACCACCAAGCTGTCGTCCCCGGAACTCCAGCGCCTCTTCGGCGTCTTCCTCATCGCCGTGGGCGTCCGGCTGACGATCGTGGCCCGTTGA